In one window of Coralliovum pocilloporae DNA:
- a CDS encoding bestrophin family ion channel: MSFDPNTPLPFVYSPLVRRTTYLYCALLPFALIETTGWFAPLFAAVVAYVFFGLQTVTNELEHPFANVENGLPLDAMCRTIEISVAETLGDPAPEPLLPDDYVLR; encoded by the coding sequence ATGAGTTTTGACCCTAACACGCCTCTGCCGTTCGTCTATTCGCCTCTGGTACGACGGACCACCTATCTCTACTGCGCGTTATTACCTTTCGCGCTTATCGAGACCACGGGCTGGTTTGCACCCTTGTTTGCAGCTGTGGTTGCTTATGTTTTCTTTGGTCTTCAGACTGTTACCAACGAACTTGAGCACCCGTTTGCAAATGTGGAGAACGGACTGCCGCTTGATGCCATGTGCAGGACAATCGAGATTTCAGTGGCAGAAACACTGGGTGATCCCGCTCCCGAACCGCTTCTGCCGGATGATTATGTGCTTCGCTAA
- a CDS encoding TatD family hydrolase, with protein sequence MLVDSHCHLDFPDFEFELPDIIARAEDTGIRRMVTISTRVKQFDRIRAIAERFDPVYCSVGTHPHNADEELDIETSDLIRLAEHPKVVAIGEAGLDYFYDKSPRDAQATGFRRHIAAARETGLPLVIHSRDADDDMIAILEDETEKGAFPAILHCFSSGRRLAERGVALGLYVSFSGILTFKKSEDIRSIAADVPMDRLLVETDAPYLAPPPHRGKRNEPSYVAHTARVLAEVKGVSEEEIAQQTTENFFRLFKKVSCP encoded by the coding sequence ATGCTGGTGGACAGCCATTGCCATCTGGACTTCCCGGATTTTGAATTCGAGTTGCCGGACATCATCGCACGCGCCGAAGACACAGGCATCAGGCGCATGGTGACCATTTCAACGCGGGTCAAGCAGTTTGACCGTATCCGTGCCATCGCGGAGCGGTTTGATCCGGTCTATTGTTCAGTCGGGACCCATCCACACAATGCTGATGAAGAGCTGGACATTGAAACCAGCGACCTGATCCGCCTGGCTGAACACCCGAAGGTGGTTGCCATCGGCGAAGCTGGTCTGGACTATTTCTACGACAAGTCTCCACGGGATGCTCAGGCAACCGGTTTCAGACGCCATATCGCAGCCGCTCGGGAAACCGGCCTGCCACTGGTCATTCATTCCCGCGATGCAGATGATGACATGATTGCCATTCTGGAAGACGAAACAGAGAAGGGGGCCTTTCCCGCTATTCTCCATTGTTTCTCATCCGGCAGGCGTCTGGCAGAGCGCGGTGTGGCGCTGGGTCTCTATGTCTCATTCTCCGGTATCCTGACGTTCAAGAAGTCAGAAGATATCAGATCCATTGCGGCAGACGTTCCAATGGACCGGTTGCTTGTAGAGACCGACGCCCCTTATCTGGCACCACCTCCCCATCGTGGCAAGCGCAACGAACCATCATATGTTGCGCATACGGCCAGGGTTCTTGCTGAGGTGAAAGGCGTGTCCGAAGAGGAAATCGCCCAACAGACGACCGAAAACTTCTTCAGACTTTTCAAAAAGGTCAGTTGTCCATGA
- a CDS encoding DUF1194 domain-containing protein, whose translation MLPRMRYSDTLKPGQSIERGGSLAGLVISQWGLSVLYGCFQAVLNRMLIRQKQSSIVIAGLLLLALGAKEGFIVSSASAQQARGCAIELTLAIDVSGSINASQYRLQVDGLADALSSPDIIQAIMLHAPDDVWISVVQWSGDAHQTFSVPWTRVHNADTMLALADTIRRQIRHYGIYSTAIGEALAFIGRPEARAPAVCQRRIIDVSGDGPSNEGQQPRPIRDMLVSQNVTINGLVILEKEPELQSYYRDHVIGGQGAFIVTANRFSDYPQAIRRKLLRELTPVVASLKSNY comes from the coding sequence ATGCTCCCTAGAATGCGCTATTCTGATACCCTTAAGCCAGGTCAGTCTATAGAGAGAGGAGGGAGCCTTGCAGGGCTTGTTATCTCTCAATGGGGTTTGTCTGTCCTCTATGGGTGCTTTCAGGCTGTCCTGAACAGGATGCTGATACGGCAGAAACAGAGTAGCATAGTCATAGCTGGGTTGCTGTTGCTGGCTTTGGGCGCAAAAGAGGGCTTTATTGTTTCATCAGCAAGCGCTCAGCAGGCGCGAGGGTGTGCGATAGAGTTGACCCTGGCGATTGATGTGTCCGGAAGTATCAACGCCTCACAATACAGGCTGCAGGTGGATGGTCTGGCCGATGCTCTCTCATCACCGGATATCATCCAGGCGATCATGCTTCATGCTCCGGATGATGTGTGGATCAGTGTGGTCCAATGGAGTGGCGACGCTCATCAGACGTTTTCTGTGCCGTGGACCCGTGTTCACAATGCAGACACTATGCTGGCTTTGGCCGACACTATTCGCAGGCAGATACGCCACTACGGTATCTATTCTACGGCCATTGGTGAGGCGTTGGCGTTTATCGGCAGGCCGGAAGCCCGTGCGCCAGCTGTCTGTCAGCGCCGTATCATTGATGTCTCAGGCGATGGCCCCAGCAATGAAGGGCAACAGCCGCGTCCGATCCGGGATATGCTGGTCAGTCAGAATGTGACGATCAATGGGCTGGTCATTCTGGAAAAGGAACCTGAACTCCAAAGCTATTACAGAGACCATGTGATTGGCGGGCAGGGTGCTTTCATCGTGACAGCGAACCGGTTCAGCGATTATCCTCAAGCAATCAGACGGAAACTTCTGAGGGAATTAACCCCTGTAGTTGCTTCGCTTAAGTCCAATTATTAA
- a CDS encoding MBL fold metallo-hydrolase, protein MTPEDLKPKNPGPDELRVTILGCGSSPGVPRLGNDWGACDPTNPRNRRRRCALLVERFSTAGRTAVLVDTGPDLREQLLTTDLTWLDGVLYTHAHADHLHGIDDLRTFAILNRRRVDTYADAATAERIFAAFGYCYETPEGSSYPPILTHHQLTAGKMVTIEGEGGPIPVLPFEQVHGSIMSLGFRFGDLAYSSDISDLPETSFDAVSNLNTWIVDALRDTPHPSHFSADEAVEWAKRFRPSHTVLTHMHIDLDYATLQARLPDTIEPAYDGMVLKASLR, encoded by the coding sequence ATGACACCTGAGGATCTGAAGCCGAAAAATCCGGGCCCTGATGAACTCAGGGTCACTATTCTTGGCTGCGGCTCTTCTCCGGGTGTTCCACGCCTTGGCAACGACTGGGGTGCCTGTGATCCCACAAACCCCAGAAACCGCCGTCGTCGCTGTGCACTCCTTGTTGAACGGTTCAGCACAGCCGGACGAACAGCCGTTCTCGTGGATACAGGACCAGACCTGCGCGAGCAATTGCTGACCACTGATCTGACTTGGCTGGATGGTGTTCTCTATACCCATGCTCATGCGGATCATCTTCACGGCATTGATGATCTCAGAACCTTTGCCATTCTCAACAGACGACGTGTGGACACCTATGCAGATGCGGCAACTGCAGAACGTATCTTCGCAGCTTTCGGCTATTGCTATGAGACGCCGGAAGGCAGCAGCTATCCACCCATTCTGACACACCATCAATTGACCGCCGGCAAGATGGTGACCATTGAGGGAGAGGGGGGCCCTATCCCCGTTCTGCCATTTGAACAGGTTCACGGCAGCATCATGTCACTCGGGTTCCGGTTTGGTGATCTCGCCTATTCAAGCGATATCAGTGATCTACCGGAAACATCATTTGATGCCGTCAGCAACCTGAATACCTGGATTGTCGATGCACTCCGGGATACTCCGCATCCAAGTCATTTCAGTGCAGATGAAGCTGTTGAATGGGCCAAACGGTTTCGCCCCAGTCACACCGTCCTGACACACATGCATATCGATCTGGACTACGCGACACTGCAGGCCAGACTACCCGATACCATAGAGCCGGCCTATGACGGCATGGTCCTGAAAGCATCACTCCGTTAG
- a CDS encoding TrkH family potassium uptake protein, whose protein sequence is MPAAVAWSFDEGQAMVDFIMLSVLGTFMSAMVFQAIRGHERQLNRYQGFILCLLTWLILPFYASMPFVIVGGYQPVDALFEATSGLTTSGATLTQSIDALPKSLVFWRSEIQWFGGLLTLVTILFILAPGGLGGLPSRHIRLIDPRHADRESLHAVHVIRQIVAGYSLITLVCAILLYASGIDPFDAICLAFATVSTGGFMPRDGTLDVYGNTGVSLVLSVFMLMGATSLLWHRMILSRRIQLIMEHRESYLVLLLGLGLGLLFAVTFYQLAGSSLVLHPFVALAEGVTTGISIVTSTGFDARSAGMTVLPLPLLLMICFMGGTTFSAAGGLKLYRIGGMLVQSLREVERLVHPHSIRPSRFGSQPYDMQLMKAIWTAFCLSVLLVAATAAILSMVDQVPMPAALTAAISNLSLIGQIYSSGWIQAADWPSYSELSHEGKMALSALMVAGRLDVVLIFGILGQVKIPRI, encoded by the coding sequence ATGCCTGCCGCTGTCGCCTGGTCCTTTGATGAGGGACAGGCCATGGTCGACTTCATCATGCTGTCGGTCCTGGGCACCTTTATGTCTGCGATGGTGTTTCAGGCAATCCGCGGTCATGAGCGGCAGCTGAACCGATATCAGGGCTTTATCCTCTGTCTGCTGACATGGCTTATCCTGCCGTTCTATGCGTCCATGCCCTTTGTGATTGTAGGGGGATATCAGCCGGTTGATGCTTTGTTTGAAGCAACGTCGGGCCTGACCACAAGCGGTGCCACGCTGACACAATCCATTGATGCCTTGCCGAAGTCTCTCGTGTTCTGGCGGTCGGAAATTCAGTGGTTCGGAGGCCTGCTGACCCTGGTGACAATCCTGTTTATCCTTGCCCCGGGTGGCCTGGGCGGGTTGCCATCTCGGCATATCCGTCTGATCGACCCGCGTCATGCTGACAGAGAAAGTCTGCATGCGGTGCATGTGATCCGGCAGATCGTTGCCGGATACAGTCTGATTACTCTGGTCTGTGCTATCCTGCTTTATGCATCGGGCATTGACCCGTTCGATGCCATTTGCCTGGCTTTCGCAACGGTGTCGACCGGCGGCTTCATGCCGAGGGACGGTACCCTTGATGTCTACGGCAATACAGGCGTCTCGCTGGTGCTGTCAGTGTTCATGCTGATGGGGGCGACCAGTCTGTTGTGGCACCGGATGATCCTGTCCCGCCGTATTCAGCTGATTATGGAACATCGCGAGAGCTATCTGGTGCTTCTTCTCGGTCTGGGGCTTGGGCTGCTGTTTGCTGTCACCTTCTATCAGCTGGCTGGCAGTTCGCTGGTGCTTCATCCGTTTGTGGCACTTGCTGAAGGCGTGACCACCGGAATCTCCATTGTAACCAGTACCGGTTTTGATGCACGCTCCGCCGGTATGACGGTCCTGCCTTTGCCGCTTCTTCTGATGATCTGTTTTATGGGCGGAACCACGTTTTCAGCTGCAGGCGGTTTGAAACTTTATCGTATCGGTGGCATGCTGGTTCAGTCTCTGCGTGAGGTAGAGCGCCTGGTTCATCCACATAGTATCAGGCCCTCCCGTTTTGGCAGCCAGCCCTATGATATGCAGTTGATGAAAGCGATTTGGACCGCGTTCTGCCTGTCTGTCCTCTTAGTCGCTGCAACTGCCGCCATTCTGTCCATGGTTGATCAGGTGCCAATGCCTGCTGCATTGACGGCGGCCATCAGCAATCTGTCTCTGATCGGGCAGATCTATTCAAGCGGATGGATACAGGCGGCGGACTGGCCGTCTTACAGTGAGCTCAGCCATGAAGGGAAGATGGCCCTGTCAGCCCTGATGGTTGCGGGGCGGTTGGATGTGGTTCTGATTTTTGGAATTCTGGGACAGGTCAAAATTCCCAGGATCTGA
- a CDS encoding bestrophin family protein: MIVMKQPSSLELFFVMKGSVVPRIGGKILGIALLSTIVIVVDSLLVSLPRISIAAMGVFGVALSLFLGFRNNAAYDRWWEARKLWGALIGDIRTLGRQLDLFVSDDDTRRFVLTHSAAFAHLHRGYLRACPVKADVVKWVSEADGEVLLQQGNAADAALRTIGRRLRRAREQKLISGYGQLAMAQTLSAIGMSQAGCERILGPRLIAHAHSVHQGSTEWAETRAQDRWTLFKLLFVVRLRFPDEPDGRGHFTARLCWRSLKTRRFPADLRRAGRKNDYRRMDVSNEF; the protein is encoded by the coding sequence ATGATCGTCATGAAGCAGCCGTCATCTCTTGAACTTTTCTTTGTCATGAAAGGCTCGGTCGTGCCGCGTATCGGCGGCAAGATCCTTGGCATTGCCCTTCTGTCTACCATCGTCATTGTGGTTGATAGCCTGCTCGTTTCCTTGCCCCGAATTTCGATAGCTGCAATGGGGGTTTTTGGTGTGGCGCTCTCTCTTTTCCTGGGGTTCCGCAATAATGCGGCCTATGACCGTTGGTGGGAGGCGCGGAAACTGTGGGGCGCCCTGATTGGTGATATCCGGACGCTCGGCCGACAGCTTGATCTGTTTGTCAGTGATGATGATACCAGACGATTTGTTCTGACCCATTCAGCTGCCTTTGCACATCTGCACCGTGGCTACCTGCGAGCCTGCCCCGTCAAGGCTGATGTGGTGAAATGGGTTTCTGAAGCTGATGGTGAGGTCCTTCTACAGCAAGGGAATGCTGCAGACGCCGCGCTCCGGACAATCGGCCGCCGCCTCCGGCGGGCGCGTGAGCAGAAACTGATCAGCGGATACGGACAATTGGCTATGGCGCAGACATTGTCAGCGATCGGTATGTCCCAGGCCGGATGTGAACGGATTTTAGGGCCAAGACTCATTGCTCATGCCCATTCTGTTCATCAGGGAAGTACAGAATGGGCAGAAACAAGAGCGCAGGACAGGTGGACCCTATTCAAGCTGTTGTTTGTGGTCAGGCTGCGCTTCCCTGATGAACCCGACGGGCGGGGCCATTTTACCGCTCGGCTTTGTTGGAGGTCCTTGAAAACCAGAAGGTTTCCTGCGGACCTCCGCCGCGCCGGACGAAAAAATGACTATCGCAGAATGGACGTGAGCAATGAGTTTTGA
- the hfq gene encoding RNA chaperone Hfq encodes MADRAQNLQDTFLNNVRKNKTPLTIFLVNGVKLQGVVTWFDNFCVLLRRDGHSQLVYKHAISTIMPGQPVQLFDPEVDGS; translated from the coding sequence ATGGCGGATCGTGCGCAAAACCTTCAAGACACGTTTCTCAATAATGTTCGCAAAAACAAAACGCCGCTGACAATTTTTCTGGTCAATGGTGTCAAGCTTCAGGGCGTTGTAACCTGGTTTGATAATTTCTGCGTTCTTCTTCGACGGGACGGTCATTCCCAGCTCGTCTACAAACATGCAATTTCGACGATCATGCCTGGACAGCCTGTTCAGTTGTTTGATCCCGAGGTTGACGGGAGCTAA
- a CDS encoding alpha/beta fold hydrolase — MRKHIKTDRLDIAYHDTGPENGPAVILLHGFPYDASAYFQVAEALSDEGLRCIIPYLRGFGETRFLTANIMRSGQQAAIAQDLLDLMNTLSINRAVLAGYDWGGRAACIVSALWPERVTGLVSCGEGYNIQNIPAASEPAFPDEEHLLWYIHYMNTERGRKGLTAHREAFCRKLWVLWSPSWAFDDATFARAALSFDNPDFIDIVIHSYRHRLGNAPGDPIYAELEQQLARQPKITVPTIILQGQDDGVDPPSASAINKAQFTSLIQSEIVPGTGHNLPQESPKSFVEAILTIHRQHL; from the coding sequence ATGAGAAAGCACATCAAGACGGACAGACTGGATATTGCCTACCACGATACCGGACCTGAGAATGGGCCCGCTGTCATTCTGCTGCATGGCTTTCCTTATGATGCAAGCGCCTACTTTCAAGTGGCAGAAGCGCTTTCTGACGAGGGCCTCCGATGTATCATCCCGTATCTGCGCGGCTTCGGTGAAACGCGATTTCTGACAGCCAATATCATGCGCTCCGGACAACAGGCAGCAATTGCTCAGGATCTTCTGGATCTGATGAACACCTTGTCCATTAATCGTGCAGTCCTCGCAGGCTATGACTGGGGTGGCCGTGCTGCCTGCATAGTCTCCGCACTTTGGCCAGAACGCGTAACAGGCCTCGTGAGTTGCGGAGAAGGATACAATATCCAGAACATTCCAGCGGCGTCAGAACCAGCGTTTCCAGACGAAGAGCATCTGCTCTGGTATATCCACTATATGAACACCGAACGCGGTAGAAAGGGCCTGACGGCACATCGTGAGGCGTTTTGTCGAAAGCTATGGGTGCTCTGGTCGCCCAGTTGGGCTTTTGATGATGCGACATTCGCCAGAGCAGCTTTGTCCTTCGACAATCCGGATTTCATCGACATCGTCATTCATTCATATCGCCATCGGCTTGGAAATGCTCCAGGCGATCCGATTTACGCTGAGTTAGAACAGCAGCTGGCGAGGCAACCCAAGATCACCGTGCCAACCATCATTCTGCAGGGTCAGGATGATGGGGTCGACCCGCCATCTGCAAGCGCCATCAACAAAGCTCAATTCACATCTCTTATTCAAAGCGAGATTGTCCCAGGCACAGGCCATAATCTGCCGCAGGAGAGCCCGAAGAGCTTTGTGGAGGCCATTCTGACCATTCACCGACAGCACCTTTAG
- the mazG gene encoding nucleoside triphosphate pyrophosphohydrolase, with product MKPSRDIARLLEIMKALRTPVTGCPWDLEQTFETIAPYTIEEAYEVADAIQRDDLIDLEDELGDLLLQVVYHAQMAEEQGQFDFGDVVMAITKKMIRRHPHVFENERSDIKGIKTRWEDIKAIEKQEKQQRKNQINKPEENAEVKGLLEDIPNNFPANMEAQKLQKRAGTVGFDWNDLSLVLDKMEEEIAEIREALTTTPETVKEEVGDLMFCAVNVARHAGVEAEDALRGCNNKFRKRFNYIERNINSINDATLEEMEDLWKNSKNQ from the coding sequence ATGAAACCATCACGTGATATCGCCCGACTGCTGGAGATCATGAAGGCCCTGCGGACGCCTGTGACCGGCTGCCCCTGGGATCTGGAACAGACCTTTGAGACCATTGCCCCCTACACGATTGAAGAAGCCTATGAAGTGGCTGACGCCATCCAGAGAGACGATCTCATAGATCTCGAGGACGAGTTGGGCGACCTGCTTTTGCAGGTCGTCTATCACGCTCAGATGGCGGAAGAACAGGGCCAGTTCGATTTTGGCGATGTGGTCATGGCAATCACAAAGAAGATGATCAGGCGCCACCCGCACGTGTTTGAGAATGAAAGAAGCGATATTAAAGGCATAAAAACCCGCTGGGAAGATATCAAAGCCATAGAAAAGCAAGAAAAACAGCAGCGAAAAAATCAGATTAACAAACCAGAAGAAAATGCTGAAGTTAAAGGATTACTTGAAGACATTCCGAATAATTTTCCGGCTAATATGGAAGCGCAGAAACTCCAGAAACGCGCAGGAACAGTTGGCTTCGACTGGAACGACCTCAGTCTGGTTCTGGATAAGATGGAAGAAGAAATAGCCGAAATCCGGGAAGCTTTGACCACGACCCCCGAAACGGTAAAGGAAGAGGTCGGCGACCTGATGTTCTGCGCAGTCAATGTTGCGCGCCACGCAGGGGTGGAAGCCGAAGACGCCTTGAGGGGGTGTAATAATAAATTTAGAAAGAGATTCAATTACATAGAAAGAAATATTAACTCCATAAATGATGCAACGCTTGAAGAGATGGAAGATTTATGGAAAAATTCAAAAAATCAATAA
- the metG gene encoding methionine--tRNA ligase, which yields MSEKTFYITTAISYPNGAPHIGHAYEVIATDAIARFKRLDGYRVHFLTGTDEHGQKMHQTATQRGLTAREFADEQAPLFKAMVKAVGASNDDFIRTTEERHYKASADIWQRMADNGDIYLDKYAGWYSVRDEAFYAESETEVRDDGVRYGPQGSPVEWVEEESYFFRLSAYQDKLMEHYANHPDFIGPSERRNEVASFVKGGLKDLSISRTTFDWGIPVPGDEKHVMYVWVDALTNYLTATGYPDQESDGYKTFWPADVHVIGKDIVRFHAVYWPAFLMSANLPLPKRVFGHGFLFNRGEKMSKSVGNVIDPHALIEEYGLDQVRYFFLREVPFGQDGNYSHEAIVNRTNADLANDLGNLAQRSLSMIAKNLGGEMPELTSLSEADQAILAAADAILPKCREALESQALHHALSAIWSVVAEANRYFAGEEPWALKKTDPERMATVLGVTAEVVRKVGILAQPYIPGSSSRLLDCLAVGEDQRSFAHLDETGRVPAGTVLPKPSPVFPRYVEKETD from the coding sequence ATGTCGGAAAAGACCTTCTATATCACGACTGCGATTTCCTATCCCAATGGCGCACCGCATATCGGGCATGCCTATGAGGTGATTGCGACAGATGCAATCGCACGCTTCAAGAGATTGGATGGTTATCGTGTCCACTTCCTGACCGGAACTGATGAGCACGGCCAGAAGATGCACCAGACAGCCACCCAGCGAGGACTGACCGCGCGAGAATTTGCTGACGAACAGGCTCCGCTGTTCAAGGCCATGGTCAAGGCAGTCGGTGCATCAAATGATGATTTCATCCGGACAACGGAAGAGCGTCACTACAAGGCTTCTGCTGATATCTGGCAGCGTATGGCCGATAACGGCGATATTTATCTGGACAAATATGCTGGCTGGTACTCTGTCCGTGACGAGGCTTTTTATGCCGAGTCAGAGACTGAAGTCCGGGATGATGGCGTCCGCTATGGCCCACAGGGCTCTCCGGTTGAGTGGGTTGAGGAGGAAAGTTACTTCTTCCGTCTGTCCGCTTATCAGGACAAGCTCATGGAGCATTATGCCAACCATCCTGATTTTATCGGTCCGAGCGAACGTCGGAATGAGGTGGCCAGCTTTGTTAAGGGCGGCCTGAAGGACCTGTCCATTTCCCGTACCACATTTGACTGGGGCATTCCGGTTCCCGGTGACGAAAAACATGTGATGTATGTGTGGGTTGATGCGCTCACCAACTATCTGACGGCCACCGGTTATCCAGATCAGGAGAGCGATGGGTACAAGACCTTCTGGCCTGCCGATGTTCACGTCATTGGAAAAGACATTGTTCGCTTCCATGCCGTTTACTGGCCGGCTTTCCTGATGTCTGCCAACCTGCCTCTGCCCAAAAGGGTCTTCGGGCACGGCTTCCTGTTCAATCGCGGTGAGAAGATGTCCAAATCCGTGGGCAACGTGATCGACCCCCATGCGCTGATTGAAGAATACGGGCTCGATCAGGTCCGCTACTTCTTCCTGCGCGAGGTCCCGTTCGGTCAGGACGGCAATTACAGCCACGAAGCTATTGTCAACCGCACCAATGCAGACCTTGCCAACGATCTCGGCAATCTCGCACAGCGCTCTCTGTCCATGATTGCCAAGAATCTCGGCGGGGAGATGCCGGAACTCACCAGTCTTTCAGAGGCAGATCAGGCTATCCTGGCTGCAGCAGATGCTATCCTGCCGAAATGCCGTGAGGCTCTCGAAAGCCAGGCGCTTCATCATGCCTTGTCAGCCATCTGGTCTGTTGTTGCTGAAGCGAACCGCTATTTCGCTGGCGAGGAGCCATGGGCTCTGAAAAAGACCGACCCTGAGCGCATGGCGACTGTTCTGGGTGTCACTGCTGAGGTGGTCCGCAAGGTTGGCATTCTGGCACAGCCCTACATTCCGGGCTCATCCTCCCGGCTTCTCGATTGCCTCGCTGTTGGCGAAGATCAGCGCAGTTTTGCTCATCTTGATGAGACCGGTCGCGTTCCGGCCGGAACCGTTCTGCCCAAACCAAGCCCCGTTTTCCCGCGTTACGTGGAGAAAGAGACCGACTGA
- the hflX gene encoding GTPase HflX produces the protein MPPGQSSQARSDAARCEEITGLAAAIHLSIEDVVLVPVRDPRPSTLLGRGKVDEIQQAVEALETELVIVDHALTPVQQRNLERAWKAKVLDRTALILEIFGDRAQTKEGRLQVELAHLNYQKGRLVRSWTHLERQRGGVGFLGGPGETQIEADRRQLQEKIGRLEKEIEKVRKTRHLHRAKRKKVPRPVVALVGYTNAGKSTLFNKMTEADVLAKDLLFATLDPTLRSVTLPNGTDIILSDTVGFISDLPTHLIAAFRATLEEVIEADLVLHVRDIAHEDSNLQADDVKQVLEDLGIKSTPETILEIWNKIDLLSSEDQRRAPEDRDAEQGGVISQDVQPGESGPSGFDPLHSEPQGTGLDKPMNRNASFRALPVSALTGQGLDKVLDVIEERLNAHRPIYKVSLPTENGADMAWLYQNCEVLDRADDDHAILFDVRVSSKRQKEFIYKFKKFI, from the coding sequence ATGCCGCCTGGCCAATCTAGTCAGGCGCGTTCTGATGCTGCCCGATGTGAGGAAATTACCGGGCTTGCGGCAGCCATTCACCTTTCAATCGAAGATGTGGTTCTTGTGCCGGTCCGTGACCCGCGTCCCTCTACATTGCTTGGGCGTGGTAAGGTGGACGAAATCCAGCAGGCCGTGGAAGCGCTGGAGACGGAACTTGTGATAGTCGACCACGCTCTGACACCGGTGCAGCAACGGAATCTGGAACGGGCCTGGAAGGCAAAGGTTCTGGACCGCACAGCGCTCATTCTCGAAATCTTTGGCGACCGTGCGCAGACCAAGGAAGGTAGGCTGCAGGTGGAGCTCGCCCATCTGAATTATCAGAAGGGCCGCCTTGTTCGAAGCTGGACCCATCTGGAGCGGCAGCGCGGTGGTGTCGGTTTCCTTGGTGGTCCTGGTGAGACGCAGATTGAGGCCGACAGGCGCCAGCTGCAGGAGAAAATAGGGCGCCTTGAGAAAGAGATCGAGAAGGTTCGCAAAACCCGCCACCTGCATCGTGCCAAAAGGAAGAAGGTGCCCCGGCCTGTTGTTGCCCTGGTCGGCTATACCAATGCGGGCAAGTCGACCTTGTTCAACAAGATGACGGAAGCTGATGTCCTTGCAAAGGACCTTCTGTTTGCGACACTGGATCCGACTTTGCGATCGGTAACTCTGCCTAACGGGACTGATATCATTCTCAGTGACACGGTCGGGTTCATCTCTGATCTGCCGACGCATCTGATTGCTGCCTTTCGGGCAACTCTTGAAGAGGTGATCGAGGCTGATCTTGTTCTTCATGTGCGGGACATTGCTCATGAAGATAGCAATCTTCAGGCGGACGATGTGAAACAGGTTCTTGAGGATCTGGGCATCAAGTCCACTCCAGAGACTATTCTGGAGATCTGGAACAAGATTGACCTCCTGTCTTCCGAGGATCAAAGACGCGCTCCGGAAGATCGGGATGCAGAGCAGGGGGGCGTGATCAGTCAGGATGTTCAGCCTGGCGAGAGCGGCCCATCAGGTTTTGATCCGCTGCACAGTGAGCCTCAAGGCACAGGCCTTGATAAGCCAATGAATCGGAATGCGTCGTTCAGAGCTTTGCCTGTTTCGGCCCTGACCGGTCAGGGGCTGGACAAGGTTCTGGATGTTATTGAAGAACGGTTGAATGCTCATCGGCCGATCTACAAAGTTTCCTTGCCGACTGAGAATGGTGCAGATATGGCATGGCTCTATCAGAACTGTGAGGTTCTCGACAGGGCCGATGATGATCATGCAATCCTGTTTGATGTGAGGGTTTCCTCCAAGCGGCAAAAAGAATTTATATATAAATTTAAAAAATTTATATAA